A region of the Paraburkholderia flava genome:
CGGCGGGGAGGGAATCGAGTGTCGGGCGCATCGCGAACGGCGCGGGCGCGCCGTCGGGCATCGGCAGACCGACGCGGTTGTGCCAGTACGTGCGCAGCCCGAGCTTCGCGGTACCGAACAGATCGTAGGCCGAGCCCGCGACGAATGCGGCGCGGTCCGCGTGCACGCCGAGCTTGTCGAGTGCTAATTGATACGGCGCCGGGTCCGGCTTGTAGAAGCCCGCTTCTTCGGACGTCACCACGACGTCGAATGCGACACCGGGGATCAATGCAGCGAGATGCCCGAGCGTCGTCGAGCAGTTCGTGACGACGCCGAGACGATAGTGCTGCTTAAGCTGCGCGAGCACGGCCGGCGCTTCGGGCCATGCGCGCAGTTCGCCCCAACGGCTCGCGAGCGAGGCTGCGTAACCGGCGTCGAGCCCGACGCTCGCCGCTGCCTGCTCGACCAGCGTTTCGTAGCTGACGTAGCGCCCGCATCCATACGTGAGCTTCAGATAGGCCATGCGCCAGCGTCGGCCCATTTCCTCCGAGCCGGCGACGTCGTTCCACAGCGTCCATGAATCGAGCACGGCCGTGAGCAGATCGAACAGCACGACTTCGACGTGCTGTCCTTCGGATGACGATGTGTGTGACTGCAGGGTATTCATCGTTCAGCCCTCGTTGTGCGCGCGCACTTCGGCGACCGCGTTGATTTCGATCAGCGCGCCGTGATGCAGTTCGGGAACCGGCACCACCGTGCGCGCCGGACGGTGATCGCCGAGAAACGCTGCGTACACGCGGTTGATATCGGGCCATCGTTCGATACCGACGATGAACAGCTGCACGCTGACGAGTCCCTGCACCGACGATCCGGCGGCTTCGAGAATCGCCTGAACGTTCTGCAACGCGCGCAGGGCCTGCGCGTCGATGCCTTCGGGGATCGCGCGGGTCGCAGGATCGATCGGCAACTGGCCGGCGACGTAGACGAAGCCGCCCGACACGATGCCTTGCGAGTAATGTCCCGCGGGCGTCGGCGCGCGGTCGGTCGAAACGGTTTGCATGGATGTTCTCCTTTGTTGTGAACAGGTAGCCTCGTCGCGCGGATCACCAGCCGGCGATGCGCGGCCAGTAAGCAACTTCCTGCTGTGCGTCGAGCACGTGATAGCCCGCGTGCTGCGCGGACGTCGCGCATGCGTGATTCGGCAGGATGCGCAGCTGCGTGCCGACCGGAAAATGCGTTGTCGGCGCGCCGTCGCTGCTGCCGGGACGCCGCGCGATGATCCCGTGTTCCTGGTTCGCGGCAATCACGATCAAGTCGTCGAGCGGCGTGCCGTCGACGCCGCACACCACCCCGTAGCCCTGATCGACCGCCTGCTTCGCGGTGCCGCGATCGCGCGACAGCGCCATCCAGCCCGCGTCGACGATGGTCCAGCCTTTTTCCTGCTGATGCCCGATCACGCTGGTCAGCACCGACACCGCGATATCCGCCTGACGGCACACGCCGAGCCCCGCCATCACCAGATCGAAGAACACGAATACGCCCGCGCGCACCTCGGTAACGCCAGTGAGATCGTCGGCGAACAGCGCGGTCGGCGTCGACCCGACGCTGACGACCGGTGCCGCGAACCCCGCATTGCGCAGCAGCTGCACGGCAGCAACGACCGCATCGCGCTCCTGCCCTGCGTAGCGCAGGATTTCGTCGGTGGAACGGCTGTCGTATGAGTTGCCCGCATGCGTCATCACGCCCTGCACGTCGATGCCGCCGGCCTGCAACGTGCGTGCGATGTCGACGATCAGCGGCGACGTCGGCGGCAGACCCGAGCGGTGTCCGTCGCAATCGATCTCGAGCAGCACATCGAACGGTTGTGCATGCGCGCGCGCGTAATCCGCGAGTAACGCGGCTGTTTCGACGCTGTCGAGCACGAGCTTCAGCTTTGCGCCCGCGCGGATCAGTTCCTCTGCCTGCGCAAAACGGTTCGGCGCGATCGCGACGCCGTACAGGATGTCGGTCAGCCCATGCTCGAAGAAATAGCGCGCTTCGCGAAGCGTCGACACCGTGATCGGCCCGGTGCCGCCGTCGAACAGCCGACCCGTCGCGTCGATGGACTTGTTGGTCTTCACATGCGGACGCATCCGCACACCGAGCGAGGCGAGATGCGTACGCATCCGCGCGATATTCGCATCCATGCGGCCGCGCTCGAGCAGCAGCGCGGGGGTTTCGATCGAGGACAATGACGCCGACATATTCGTCTCCAGTAGAGACGTTAGGATAAACTCGGCAGTGTGTGTTTTGATTTAGCCAGATTGATTCCTGAGTTTAGATTAACTGAACTTAAAAAATGAAAGACTCCGCCGACCTGCGCTTTCTGCTGACGATTCGTGCGAGCGCCAGCCTGCTCGATGCCGCGCGCAAGATGGGGCTCACGCCGTCGGCGGTCACGCAGCGGCTGCAGCAGATCGAACGGATGCTCGGCGTGCGGCTCGTCGACCGTTCGTCGCGGCGCCTGCGCTTTACTGAAGAGGGCGAACTGCTGTGTGCGGGTGGCCGCGAAGTGATCGAGCGCTTCGATGCGCTGCTCGACGATCTGCACACCCGCCGGGGCGGCATGGTCGGCACGCTGAAGATCAACGCGCCGTTCGGTTTCGGCCGACGATATGTCGCGGCGGCGGCGTCGCGGTTTCAGGAACTGCATCCGGAGGTGAACGTCGCGCTCACGCTGTCGGATGCGCCGCTGACCGAAATCGCCGATCGCTTCGACGTGGTCGTGCATATCGGCGAGTTGCGGCTGTCGAATCTGGTTGGCTATGCGGTCGCGCCGAACGCGCGGTTTCTGTGCGCGTCGCCGGCATTCGTCGAACGGCATGGCTTGCCCGAGACGCCCGAGGATCTCGCCGCGTTGCCGTGCATCGCGCTGCGCGAGAACAACGAAGACGTCACGCTATGGCATTTGAGCAAGGGACGCGTCGCGCGCAGCGTGCGCGTGCCGGCGCGGCTGAGCAGCAACGATGGCGACGTGATCCGCGAATGGGCGTATGAAGGGCGCGGCGCGATCGTGCGTTCGGAATGGGACGTTGCCGAGGATCTCGCACGCGGGACACTGGTGCGCCTGCTGCCCGCGTGGAAGCTGCCCGATGCGAACGTGATCGCGCTGACGCATCAGCGTACCGGTCTGCCGATGCGCACGAAGATGTTCATGAAGCATCTGCAGGAGCGTTTCCGGCCGGTGCCGCCGTGGCGGGCGCGTTGAGTCCGGGTCAGGCTTCGTTCAACGTGCTCGCGCGCGTGTAACGTGCGAGCACGTTGCAGCCACGGCCCAGCGACATGCCGACCAGCAAGCCCCACGCGACAAATGAAAACAGCAGGAACGCTTCGCTGTGCGCCCACGCGCCGTGACAAGACCAGCGCGCTGCGGACTCCGAAGGCACGCTTCGAATAGTTCCTTCTCTTTGGCAATCCGCTGTTCGAACGGAAGCTCGACCGCTGCCCGCACGGCTTCAATAATCTTGCGTGGCGCGAAGAGTCCGCGGTTCTTGCACGCAGTGCCTCCTCGACCTCTGCAATATCAGTGTTGCCACAAAACGCGCGGCCGCTGCCGACAATGACAACGCCCATCACATCGGAGTCGGAATTCGCGCGCTCCATCGCAGCCATCAGGTCTTGCCGAACAGGCACGCTCAGCGCATTGACCGGCGCATGGTTGATGGTGACGATAAGAATGCCGTCTGTCACCTGCATGAGAACCGCGTCGAAAGAAGCGTTGGTGATGAGATTGGTGTCGGACATGAGGTTCGAAAGCTTGATGCTTGATGCAAAGAAAAATTCGCTTGCTGAGGCCGGACCACAGCAGGATTACCACGCATCGACCCGCGTATTCTTCTGCGTGCCGATGCGTCTGTCACTCCGGCACGACAACCGTCGCCGGCGAGCGGACGTCTGATTTTTTTGTCTGCAGACCCAGTAAACAGAGCAAAGATACCGCGGCAAGTGCACTGTAGAAGGCCGCCAGCGGCCACCACCGTCCTGGCCAGGCATGCGCGAGCACGGTTCCGATGATTGGGGTCAGGCCTCCCGCCAGCGCAGCACACGACTGATACGACAGTGAAATGGCCGAGTAGCGGTATCGCACGTCGAAGGCATCTGTCATCAGTCCGGCCATCACGGCATACGAGCCCGACATGCACATCACGGCAATGGCGATGCCGACAACGATGGCGAGGGGTTTGCCTGTCGACACCAGGATGAACATCGGATACGGAGATAGCATGGCCAGCCCTGCAGCCCAAGCGAGAAACTTTTTCGCTCCGACACGCTGCGCCAGCCATCCCGAGAGGAGCTGGTTGAAGAAGTGCACGAAAGCGACGATGAAGAGGCAGTCGAGCATCAGCGAGCGGCTGATTCCAAGCGTTTCCGTCGTGAAACTCAGCATGAACGTGTTGCAGAACCATGCGCCTGCGACACCGATGACGTTGGCGCCAAGGCAGAGAAGCACCTTGCCCCATGCGTTGCTCAGCACGTCGAGGATGGGAAGACGAGGAGGTTTTGCGCGCCCGGCCGCTGCGGCGAACTCGGGCGACTCGGAGACACCCGAGCGGATAAATATGCCCACGATCAGCAAGACCGCGCTGAGCAGGAACGGGATGCGCCAACCCCAATCCATCAGCTGTTCTTTCGGCATATGCCCGACCGTGCGGAACGCGAGCAGCGCGAGAATCAGGCCGGCCGGGCTGCCCAGCTGTGCAAACGAGGCCAGGAATGTGCGCCTGGCTTTGGGCGCATGTTCGCCCGCCATCAGGACCGCGCCACCCCATTCGCCACCAATCGCAATGCCCTGCGCGACTCGCAACAGCACAAGCAGAACGGGAGCAAGCGCGCCAGCAGAAGCATAGGTCGGCAGGAAGCCAATGCCCACCGTGCCAATCCCCATGATGGCAAGCGTCGCGACGAGCGCCTTCTTTCGCCCGAGTCGGTCACCCAGGTGACCAAAGATGAGGCCGCCAAAGGGTCGAGCGAAGAACCCTACTGCGAACGTGCCGAACGAAGCGAGCGTACTGTAGAACGGGTCGCCCTGAGGGAAGAACAGCTTGCCAAACACGAGCGCCGAAGCCGTCGCGTAGATGTAGAAGTCGTACCACTCAATGGTAGTACCAACAAAGGCGGCGAAGGCCGCGCGAGCAGGCTGGCGTGTCGGACTTTCTTGCACGGTGGTTTGCATCGAATGTCTCCTGAAGATTTCCGGTCTGGGTCGCCGGTTTAGTTCGAATGCCTGATTGTTGCCGGACGTCAGCCCTTAAGCACTCCGGCCTCGAACAGACGCTGTTGTGTGGCATCGTCGATACCGAGTTCGTCGAGCACCGCGCGCGTATCTCCGCCCAGCGCAGGTGGCGCCGAGCGATACGTAGCCGGTGTCCGGGACAACTTGATTGGCGTGCCCGTGCCGCGATACGAGCCGATTTCAACAATCAGTTCGCGGTGAAGCGTGTGCGGGTGGTTGGCGACGGCGTCCACGGTGTGGACAGGACCACACGGCACACCACCGCGAATCAGCGCCGTGGCGAGTGACTCGCAATCGAGCGATTGCATCAAGCCTTCGAGCACCTCTTTGAGTTCGCCGCGATGCGCGCAACGGCTCTTGTTATCGACGAAGCGCGCGTCTTGCGCAAGTTCGGGCGCGTTCAGATGGTTAGCCAGCTTCGCGAACTGCCGGTCGTTCCCCACCGCAAGGAAAATAGGAGCGGTCGCGGTTCGATAGCTGTCGTACGGCGTGATATTCGGATGCGCGTTCCCGCTACGCTGTGGCGTACGTCCATTACCGAAGTAGTTCGGGAGATGCGGATGCAGGAGCGAGATGCCACTGTCGTACAGCGCAATATCGAGCGATTGACCTCGGCCGCTCTTCTCCCGCTCCGCCAGGGCGAGCAGAATACCAGCCAGCGCATTGAGCCCGGTCACCATGTCGACGACGGGTAGCCCGACGCGCAGCGCAGGACCATCGGGCTCCCCGTTCACGCTCATCAACCCCGCCATCGCTTGAATTGCTGCGTCGTAGCCAGGCAGCCCGCCGAGGGGGCCATCCGGCCCGAAGCCGGAAATCGCGCAATGAATCAGCGTCGGGAATCGTTTCGAAAGGCGAGCGTAGTCCATGCCCCAACGTTCAAGCGTTCCAGGCTTGAAATTCTCGACAAGTACATCCGCGCCTTCGAGCAGTTGCCAGAGGATGTTGCGGCCCTCTTCGGACGACAGGTCGACGCAGATACCTTGCTTATTGCGATTCACACCCACGAAATACGACGCGGTCTCGCCGACAAACGGAGGACCCCAGCCGCGGGTTTCGTCTCCGTTAGGCGGTTCGAGCTTGATGACTTGCGCACCGTGGTCCGCCAATGCCTGCGTGCAGTACGGCCCACCCAGCACGCGGCTCAAATCGATAACGCGAAGTCCCTGAAGTGCGCCCGTAACCGGATTTGCACTCATCACGCGGTCTCCAGGCTCACCGGCATGAGCGACATTGCTTCTTCGAGCGTCATCGGTACCTCGTCGACGAGCTTGCGCATCACGCCTGCGTCGGCACTGACATTCGCCGGAGCCAACGGATCGCGCGGCATGAGCTTGTGTTTGACGATAAGGTGAGCAAGCGCCAACCGACGGTAGTCATTTCCAACACGTGCGGCCTCCGTCGCCATGAATATGGCGCTCGTTGCGTTATAGACAGCACTCGCTGCTTCACGCACGCTTTCATCGCGGCCGCACTCGGCGACGCTGTCCATCGCGGCGCTCGCGCGCTTAAAGACATCACGCAACAACCGGACCGACTCTTCGGGCAACGCGGCCTCTTCGAGTTGAGCATTGAGATACTGCCCGAGCGATTCGAGGGAGCCTTCACGGCGCGTGGCGCGAGCCACGTCGAGAGAGACGATGTTGCTCGTCCCTTCCCAGATGGAGCCGAGGTGGGAATCGCGCACGAGCCGAGGGTCGGCCCATTCTTCGATGTAGCCAACGCCACCGCGAACTTCCATCGCGTCACCCGTTGCCTTTCTCGCGTCACGGCATGCGCGGAATTTCACCAACGGAGTAAGGATGCGAACACACCTGGCCGCGAGCGCCTCGCCACTGTCGGACTTTGGCAGCAGTGTCGCAATCTGCATGAACATCGAACGGGCCTGTTCGGCGGACAGCATCATCTTCATCAATTGCCGTTGCATCAGCGGCATCTCGATGAGCTTGCGACCAAATGCCGAGCGGTTGCGCGCGACATGCAGTGCTTCGGTAAGCGCGCGACGCATCAGCCCTGCGGCACGCACGCCATTCGAAAGGCGCGACATGTTAATCATGTCCGCCATCTGGTGGAAACCACGCCCGACCTCGCCGATCAGGTACGCCTCGGCGCCTTCGAGAACGATTTCTCCGCTGGCCATCGAGCGGCTGCCGAGTTTGTCCTTCAGCCGAACGATGTGATACGCGTTACGCGCTCCGTCTTCAAGCACCTTGGGAAGAAGGAACAGCGCAAGGCCCTTGATTCCTTCAGGTGCGTCATCAGGGCGAGCCAGGACCATTGCGAGGTCGGCGTCCGCGTTGGAACAGAACCACTTGTCACCCGTCAGCTTCCAGATTTCGTTGCCGTTCGCGTCGACGCTGCGCGTGGCGCGCGTGATCGTGCGACCGGTGTCGGAGCCTGCCGCTTGCTCCGTCATGAACATCGCACCCTGGAAGAGCGTGTCGAAGTCCTGCGAGGCAAGCATCGGGAGATAGCGGTCGACCAGTTCCTTCGACCCAAACTTTCGCAGCGTGCGAGTGAGCGAATCGGTCATGCTCACAGGGCAGCAGAGACCGAACTCAGCTTGCACGAAGAGGTACGTCAAAGCGTACTTCACCAGCGGCGGCGGGGCGTCGCTCCGATGGCTCATCGAAGCAAGTCCGAGCTCGCTGTACGCAACGCGTTCGAGCGCGACGTAGTCCGGATGCTTTTCGATGCGCTGGACGGCCTCACCGCGCCGGGTCCGCTGCATCAATACCGGAGGATTGTGGTCGGCACTCGTTGCCCAAACGTCGAGTTCATCCGAAGCGCGCTGACCCAGGTCGGCCAGACGGTCTTTGACGCCGCTGTACGTGCTTTCGCCCAGAAAGCTCCTGAGCAACGGGCCAAACGAGGGGTCGCAGGTAAAGAAATTGATGCCACGGCTGTCGGGAATATTCGAAGTGGCGGGCTCTTGCCGTTGGTCGGCCATAGCGTGTCTCCTGGTTTATCTGCGGCGCGCCAATCCGCCGCTGTCGTTAAATTCAGGTTACGAAGCCCTTCGATAATCGTCCAATACAATCGATGGCATGTGCGATAACATGTCTTTATCGTTGAGGAGCGGCGGCCGATGGAACTCAGACAACTCAGGTACTTCGTTGCGGTCGCCGAAGAGCTGCATTTCGGGCGTGCGGCGCGTCGGCTGTTTATCTCCCAACCGGCGCTTAGCTTTGATATCAAGCGCTTCGAAGAACAGTTGGACGTGCAGCTCCTTGAGCGCAGCAGCAAGTCGGTCGCGCTGACCAACGCCGGGCAGGTCCTGCTAGGGGAGGCTCAAAGGCTATTGCAGCAGGCAGACGAAGTGGCCAAGGTCACAATCCAGTCCGCACATGGGCTGGCTGGCCGTCTTCGGATTGGGTTCGTGAATTCGATGCTCTATCGGGATTTGCCCGAGGCAGTAGAGCGCTTCGAGGCCGAGCATCCGGCCGTTGAGATTGTTCTCAAGGAGATGAATACCGCCGAGCAGATTCGAGCGCTTCAGCAGCTCCAGATTGATTTAGGGTTCGCGCACTGGGGTCACTAC
Encoded here:
- a CDS encoding enoyl-CoA hydratase-related protein gives rise to the protein MSDTNLITNASFDAVLMQVTDGILIVTINHAPVNALSVPVRQDLMAAMERANSDSDVMGVVIVGSGRAFCGNTDIAEVEEALRARTADSSRHARLLKPCGQRSSFRSNSGLPKRRNYSKRAFGVRSALVLSRRVGAQRSVPAVFICRVGLAGRHVAGPWLQRARTLHAREHVERSLTRTQRARHGGTGRKRSCRCFMNIFVRIGRPVR
- a CDS encoding LysR family transcriptional regulator — its product is MKDSADLRFLLTIRASASLLDAARKMGLTPSAVTQRLQQIERMLGVRLVDRSSRRLRFTEEGELLCAGGREVIERFDALLDDLHTRRGGMVGTLKINAPFGFGRRYVAAAASRFQELHPEVNVALTLSDAPLTEIADRFDVVVHIGELRLSNLVGYAVAPNARFLCASPAFVERHGLPETPEDLAALPCIALRENNEDVTLWHLSKGRVARSVRVPARLSSNDGDVIREWAYEGRGAIVRSEWDVAEDLARGTLVRLLPAWKLPDANVIALTHQRTGLPMRTKMFMKHLQERFRPVPPWRAR
- a CDS encoding RidA family protein; translated protein: MQTVSTDRAPTPAGHYSQGIVSGGFVYVAGQLPIDPATRAIPEGIDAQALRALQNVQAILEAAGSSVQGLVSVQLFIVGIERWPDINRVYAAFLGDHRPARTVVPVPELHHGALIEINAVAEVRAHNEG
- a CDS encoding DSD1 family PLP-dependent enzyme translates to MSASLSSIETPALLLERGRMDANIARMRTHLASLGVRMRPHVKTNKSIDATGRLFDGGTGPITVSTLREARYFFEHGLTDILYGVAIAPNRFAQAEELIRAGAKLKLVLDSVETAALLADYARAHAQPFDVLLEIDCDGHRSGLPPTSPLIVDIARTLQAGGIDVQGVMTHAGNSYDSRSTDEILRYAGQERDAVVAAVQLLRNAGFAAPVVSVGSTPTALFADDLTGVTEVRAGVFVFFDLVMAGLGVCRQADIAVSVLTSVIGHQQEKGWTIVDAGWMALSRDRGTAKQAVDQGYGVVCGVDGTPLDDLIVIAANQEHGIIARRPGSSDGAPTTHFPVGTQLRILPNHACATSAQHAGYHVLDAQQEVAYWPRIAGW
- a CDS encoding acyl-CoA dehydrogenase family protein codes for the protein MADQRQEPATSNIPDSRGINFFTCDPSFGPLLRSFLGESTYSGVKDRLADLGQRASDELDVWATSADHNPPVLMQRTRRGEAVQRIEKHPDYVALERVAYSELGLASMSHRSDAPPPLVKYALTYLFVQAEFGLCCPVSMTDSLTRTLRKFGSKELVDRYLPMLASQDFDTLFQGAMFMTEQAAGSDTGRTITRATRSVDANGNEIWKLTGDKWFCSNADADLAMVLARPDDAPEGIKGLALFLLPKVLEDGARNAYHIVRLKDKLGSRSMASGEIVLEGAEAYLIGEVGRGFHQMADMINMSRLSNGVRAAGLMRRALTEALHVARNRSAFGRKLIEMPLMQRQLMKMMLSAEQARSMFMQIATLLPKSDSGEALAARCVRILTPLVKFRACRDARKATGDAMEVRGGVGYIEEWADPRLVRDSHLGSIWEGTSNIVSLDVARATRREGSLESLGQYLNAQLEEAALPEESVRLLRDVFKRASAAMDSVAECGRDESVREAASAVYNATSAIFMATEAARVGNDYRRLALAHLIVKHKLMPRDPLAPANVSADAGVMRKLVDEVPMTLEEAMSLMPVSLETA
- a CDS encoding CaiB/BaiF CoA transferase family protein, translated to MSANPVTGALQGLRVIDLSRVLGGPYCTQALADHGAQVIKLEPPNGDETRGWGPPFVGETASYFVGVNRNKQGICVDLSSEEGRNILWQLLEGADVLVENFKPGTLERWGMDYARLSKRFPTLIHCAISGFGPDGPLGGLPGYDAAIQAMAGLMSVNGEPDGPALRVGLPVVDMVTGLNALAGILLALAEREKSGRGQSLDIALYDSGISLLHPHLPNYFGNGRTPQRSGNAHPNITPYDSYRTATAPIFLAVGNDRQFAKLANHLNAPELAQDARFVDNKSRCAHRGELKEVLEGLMQSLDCESLATALIRGGVPCGPVHTVDAVANHPHTLHRELIVEIGSYRGTGTPIKLSRTPATYRSAPPALGGDTRAVLDELGIDDATQQRLFEAGVLKG
- a CDS encoding HAD-IA family hydrolase translates to MNTLQSHTSSSEGQHVEVVLFDLLTAVLDSWTLWNDVAGSEEMGRRWRMAYLKLTYGCGRYVSYETLVEQAAASVGLDAGYAASLASRWGELRAWPEAPAVLAQLKQHYRLGVVTNCSTTLGHLAALIPGVAFDVVVTSEEAGFYKPDPAPYQLALDKLGVHADRAAFVAGSAYDLFGTAKLGLRTYWHNRVGLPMPDGAPAPFAMRPTLDSLPADLASLAATPR
- a CDS encoding LysR substrate-binding domain-containing protein, whose amino-acid sequence is MELRQLRYFVAVAEELHFGRAARRLFISQPALSFDIKRFEEQLDVQLLERSSKSVALTNAGQVLLGEAQRLLQQADEVAKVTIQSAHGLAGRLRIGFVNSMLYRDLPEAVERFEAEHPAVEIVLKEMNTAEQIRALQQLQIDLGFAHWGHYPAEIETQLWMSEAFLCCLPVNHKLARKKRIDLCNLQNEPFILFPRAVSPHYHDQIIAACVEAGFSPRIRHEARLWQTVVTMVEFGMGVALVPQALARTQSQRAVFIPLERNPFSSEILRLTRTGGQMALTESFLEALERGHQ
- a CDS encoding MFS transporter, with the translated sequence MQTTVQESPTRQPARAAFAAFVGTTIEWYDFYIYATASALVFGKLFFPQGDPFYSTLASFGTFAVGFFARPFGGLIFGHLGDRLGRKKALVATLAIMGIGTVGIGFLPTYASAGALAPVLLVLLRVAQGIAIGGEWGGAVLMAGEHAPKARRTFLASFAQLGSPAGLILALLAFRTVGHMPKEQLMDWGWRIPFLLSAVLLIVGIFIRSGVSESPEFAAAAGRAKPPRLPILDVLSNAWGKVLLCLGANVIGVAGAWFCNTFMLSFTTETLGISRSLMLDCLFIVAFVHFFNQLLSGWLAQRVGAKKFLAWAAGLAMLSPYPMFILVSTGKPLAIVVGIAIAVMCMSGSYAVMAGLMTDAFDVRYRYSAISLSYQSCAALAGGLTPIIGTVLAHAWPGRWWPLAAFYSALAAVSLLCLLGLQTKKSDVRSPATVVVPE